The Spirosoma oryzicola region GACCGGGCGAAATCGGCAAACGATTCGATTAATAATCCACTGGTCATGGTAGTGTTTCGTCTAGTTTCGTAAAGCGTTCATCAACGAGTGTTTGTACCTTCGTTAATGGCTAGTCCTTACGACTTCATTTGAATGATATTTCTACGACAGCCTTCTTAATCTGTTCAAACGGCACTGACACGGGGCCAGAAACGGGGGTTTCAACAGTCAGATTTGCTTCTTTCTTCTTTTTGCTCTTAGGTTTCTTTTCCGGCTCAATAATCAACACAATACCCGTGTCATCTGCTGATTCCAGTTTGCCCTTATAGGTTGTACCATTGGTCAGCAAAACGGCGAGGTTTCTGCCTATATTACGAATATACTGCCGTGGAAACGTTAATGGGAAATCGACACCCGGCGAAGAAACTTCGAGTGTAAATGGAGCTTCGCCGAAGAAATTTGACTCATCCATCTGTAA contains the following coding sequences:
- the rimP gene encoding ribosome maturation factor RimP; protein product: MDDKAQITELLQPYLNNGQIYIVDVQVVGRQGGRIKVTILLDSDAGITIDECADISRRLGLQMDESNFFGEAPFTLEVSSPGVDFPLTFPRQYIRNIGRNLAVLLTNGTTYKGKLESADDTGIVLIIEPEKKPKSKKKKEANLTVETPVSGPVSVPFEQIKKAVVEISFK